The DNA window GCAACGACACACATGTCCGCGGTCTGTTCGGGTCGTACTGCTGGTTTCGAGGAAAATGCCTGGACTGGGCGCTCGAATTCGTGGGCGAGGAAGAGCTTGCGGCACGATGCTACAAGAATCTCTCCGCGATCCGAGCCGGACAGTTCGGCCGCAGGCTCCTCAAACTCGCAGACACCCTCCGCAAAAAGCCGCGCAGTGTCGCTCACGGAAAGCAAGCCAATGGCGCGAAGTCGAAGAAGTCGTCCGGGCACAAACACGAGCAGGAGCTCGAGACCTCGAGCGAGAGCGACTACGAGGAAGCGCTCAAGACGATCGAGGGGGGCGGGCGATGGTACGGCAAGGTCGCCGAATTGGGGTCGGGCGTCAAAGCCTGGTTCTAGGAGAACCGAGCATTGGCGCGGGCGCGCGGGTTTTGCGGGGAAAGGGACGGGGCTCGCCGGCCTCGCGTCCGACCGTGTCCTCGAGGCGGAGATGTTCTGGGACCAAGCCGTTCCGCGGATCTCTTTGCGACAGAACCGGCGACGGGTGTCTGACGACGCCCCGTTCCTTGTCCCCCGTTTTCGTCTGCCAATCTCTCGGTGTGCAAACCCCGAGAGAACCCGAGAGAGGAGAACATGGGCGACGCCAAGTCGGAACCTCCCGGTCTTTGCGATGCGGTAAAAGTAGCTGACGCAAATTCCGCGATCGACGGGATCGCCGACGCGCGTCGCGACAGCAGTCGGCGGATGCGGTCATGAGCCGCAACCGGGCGAATGCGATAGCGGGCGGCGTGAACGATCCACCCCGGAGATCCGGCCGGGTGTTGAGAAAATGTCTTCCGACGGCGCCCGCCGGGACCCGCGGTCCGTGGCTCACGGCCGCCCAACTCACCGGGTACCTCGCGCTACCGTCCGAGGGCGCGGTGCGCGAGCTGGAACGTCGCGGCGTTCTCCCGGGGCATCGGCTCGGCGGCAGCCTCCGCTTCAGCCGGGTCGAAATCGACGCGCTCCTGCTGAAGAGCAGACAGCCGACGCTGGATGAAATCGCCGAGGGCGCGCGGGTGGATATCGTCCCCGTAGACGGTTTGGGTCCGTTGCTGGATCCGGAAAACGCGTCCAGCTACCTCGGCCTTCCTTCTGTCGATGCGCTCAACCACCGTGTCCGTCGGGGAGAGGTCCCCACCTACCGCGTGGGCCGGCAGCTCCGCTTCAGAGAGGCCGAACTCGACGCTGCGGTGACATCCCGCCGCCGCGCCGTGGCGTGCAACCGCGCGTTTTCGCCAAGTCAGACGTTGACGCACGATCGTGCTCTCCTTATTGATGAAGGTGACGCCCGTTTGCCGAGGTGAAAGGAGGTGAACGAGGATGGGCGTCAGGAAGTACAAGAAGAGAGGCAGGGAGTTCTGGAAGATCGACACGTGGCTCGAGCTGACTGACGGCAGCTCGAAGCGGTTCAAGAAGGCGGGTATCCCGACGCGCGAGATGGCGACAGCGCTTGAGCAGAAGATGCGGACCGAGGCGTTCGAAGGACGGTACTTCGACCGGCCCAAGGCGAAGCCGCTCACCGTGGCCGAGGCGTGGAAGAACTACGCGCCGGTCGCTGAGCGGGACACGCAGGATCCGGCGACCGACGTCGGCCGCGCGAAGCACTTCATCCGGCACCTGGGTTCGCGACGGGCTGCGTCGCTCACGCTGAAGGACATCGACACGTACCGCGAGAAGAGGAAGATCGAACCGTCACGCAGGGGAAAGACGCCGGCTGTGAGCACCATGAACCGCGAGGTCGCGCTGCTGCGGCACGTACTCAACCACTCGGCGAAATGCGGCGATCTGGACCGCAACCCGCTCCTCGGCGTGAAGATGCTCAATGAGGACAACGTGCGTGACGTGGCCATCGGCGAGAGCGAGTTCGAGACGCTGTACGGGTGCGCCGAAGCGCCGCTCAAGCCGATCCTGCTCATGGCGTTCGACACCGGCATGCGCAAGCGGGAGATCCTCGATCTGCGGTGGGAGCAGGTGAACCTCAAGGCGGGCACGGTTCGGCTCGCGGCGAGGGACACGAAGAGCAAGCAGCCGCGAGTGATCATTCTCACGGGCCGCGTGCGAGAAGTTCTGGAGAAGCTGCCTCGGTCGATTTCCGGCTACGTATTCGTGAACCCGGACACGGACAAACCGTGGAACCAAATTGTGAAGGTGTTCCACCGGGCGCGCAAGAGCGCCGGGCTGCACAGGCTGTGGTTCCACGACCTGCGCCGCAGCTTCATCACGAACGCGCGCCGACGCGGCGTGGCCGAGTCCGTGGTGATGCGGTTGAGCGGTCACCGGACGCGCGCGGTGTTCGAGCGCTACAACGTGGTGAGCGAGGAAGACCTGCGAGAAGCCGTGCGCGTGATCGAACTCGGCAGCCGGACTGAGACGGGCAGAGAGAAAGACGGATCGGTGAACTCATGACGGGCAAGGGGTTACGGTTCGAATTCTGGTCCCAGTTTGGTACCAGTTTGCTTTTGTATCGCGCCTACGAAAAAGCCCCGCGAGCGGAAAACCGCGCGGGGCTTGAGTTTTTCTGGCGCGCCCAGCAGGACTCGAACCTGCGACCCCCGGTTTAGGAAACCGATGCTCTATCCACCTGAGCTATGGGCGCTCTCGAAAACCGCAATGTTGACGCCTGGTTAAAAGTTCGTTCACGGAAGCACAAATACCCAAACACGAAGTGTGACCAAACTGTGTCCAAGCCTCAACAAAACACACGTTCATAGACCACTCGCACTCGCTTTATCAAGCTCGATCTTGCGCCCGGTCTCCAGCTTCTCGACAGCCTCCAGAAGGTCGTCGTCGTCGACGATGTTGTAGCGGTCGAAGACGTGGCGGTTCCTTTCATGAACCCGCGTCACTGCTTCTCGGTCGTGACGAGCGGTGGGGCATCGAGAACCGAGCTGGCGTCCAGGATAGGCGCGGCGTCGAGGCTGTCCGCCTCCATCATGATGACGATCTGCCGCAGTGCGCGATCGATCGCAGCCTGTTCGTTCTTCGAGAGCCCGCGCAGCCGTGTCGCGAATCGCTCCTGGAGGCCCGAGGGCGCGCTCCGGATGATCTTCCGCCCGTTATCAGTGAGCAGGATTCTGACAGCACGGCGATCCTCGGTGCTGCGCTCGCGGCGAACCAGCCCCTGCATCTCGAGCCGGTCGACGATCCCCGTGACTGTCGCCTGGCTGAGCGAAACGGCCTCGGCGAGTTCGCCGTGTGTGATCCCATCCTGGGTCGACAGCCGGCGCAGGCATACGAGCTGCGGCCCGGTCAGGTTGTGCTGGCGCGCGAGCTGCCGGCTGTGCAGGTCGACGGCGCGCATGATCCGGCGCAACGATCTCAGGATGCTGTCATCGTAGATGCCGGTTCCGTCCGTTCCGTCCGTTCCGTCCAGGCGGCTTTGCGGCCGTGTCGAGGTGGTCTTCGAGCGTCTTTTCATGTCGTCCCTCGGGTATCCTCGCGCCTCTGAGTTGTACACGGGAGGTCCTCGATTTGCTCTAATTTAGTGTACTAAATATATTGACGCTAATTTTTACATCTCTTATCATTAGTGGTCCAATGAAAATGAACTTCTCGAAACCGTTCGCCGCCCCTCTCGCCAAGTGGACTACCCGCGCCGTAGCCGCAATCGCCGTCCTCTTGGCGGTCCAGTGCACGCCGGCGTACCCGACGTGCCGCCGCGACACCCATTGCCCGGGCACGCTGTGGTGTGTCGACGGCCTGTGCGGCAGATGCCGCGACAACAGTGACTGCCCGGTGGGGGAATACTGCACGAACCGGGCGTGTGTGGCAGTCCAGGGCCAATGCCGTAGGCATTCGGACTGTCTGTCCGGTCAACGCTGCATCAAAGACACCTGCCTGAAGCCCGCGTGCGAAGCAATCGGGGATTGCCCCGCAGGTCTCATCTGCAAGGACTTCACTTGTATTCCTGACGTCGAAGAGGTGAAGAAGCCCGAGTTCCCAATCGACCGCGGGGCCAGCAAGAGCAGCCTTGACGGCCTGCCGTCCTCACCGCGGGGATGACGCGGACCTCGCGCATCGTCTCGATCCTCGTTTTCACAATGGTGACATCCTGCGCGTCGAGTCGAAACTCGACACCGGATGAAGAACCGTGGACACCTTCCGCGGTCGATGCGCTTGCGGCTACGGAGGAAGGGGCCGAGGCGGGCGCGCCTTCGCAGCTGACGCCCCGACCGCGCGGGGCCGAGCCGGCAGCCGGCAGATCCGCTCTGCTCGTCGTCGTCGATACATTGAATGCACAGCATCTCAGCGCGTACGGATACGGCCGGGCTACGAGCCCGAGCATCGATGCGCTCGCAAGGAGCGGTCTCACCATGACCGGCTACGTCTCGAACTCCTCGTGGACCCGGCCGAGTTACACGACGATCCTGACGGGACAGCCCAAGCGCGTACACGGCGTGGAGCTGAACGGCCACAAGCTCTCCGACGACGTCGAAACCCTTGCCGAGCGGTTCGCAGAAGCCGGCTACCGGACCGCGTCGTTCGTCGGCAACCCGCTCGTCGGCGCCGACGTCGGCTACTCCCAGGGTTTCGAGGTCTATGTCGACACGAAAACGATGGGGCGGATGTTCCCGTCCGACGAAGCGCTGGTCGACAGGGCGATCCGCTGGCTCGCCAGGGAGGATCCGCGACCGTTCTTCCTCGTCGTCTTCCTGACGGCACCGCACGCGCCGTATCGCCCACACTTGGGGTACCGCCGTTTCCTCGAGGAGGTCCCGGGCGGCAGGATCATCGAGCGGCCGCGCCGCGAGTATCGCCAGCCCTTGCCAGCACCGGATCGGGACCGGATCGTCGCCGCCTACGACGGTGAGGTGGCGTTCGCGGACGCCCAAGTGGGTCGGCTGATCGATTTCCTCGCAGCCGAAGGTGCGCTCCCACGGACGACGGTGCTCGTGACCGCCGACCACGGCGAGGCGTTCGGCGAGCACAACTGCTATACGCACACCTACCACATGTGGGAACCGGTCCTGCTCGTACCGTTCGTTCTCGTCGCGCCGGAAATCGGATCGAAGAACGTTCGGGACGATCGTCCCTACACCCACATCGACATCGCGCCGACCCTGCTCGATCTCGCCGGAGTCGACTACTCCGGCGACGAGCTTCCGGGAATATCGATCGCACGCGTCCTCAGGGGGACGGCCGAGGTCGACAGGGAACGGCTCGTCTTCAGCCAGTACGACGCGCACGGAGTTCGCCGCGAAGCGGTGCGCAAGGGGCGTTGGAAGCTCGTCCACCACCACGCGGTTCCGAAGAGCGCCGCCTCCCGCCTCAACGATCTCTCCCAGGGCTCGGCCCCATCGCGCCCACGAGATCTCCCGAGCCTGGCATGGGACGGCGAGCGGTACGAGCTCTACGATCTCGTCGCCGACCCCGAGGAGCGCCGGAACGTCTACGACGAGAACTCGGGTTCCAGCACGCTCCGGGATCTCCGGAGAGGGATGGAATCGAGCCTGCGCGGGACGACCGTCTCGGGCCCCCTTTCCGAGGAAACGATGCGGGTGCTCACCGCGATGGGCTACATGCGATCACCGACTGACGCAGAGGAGCCGGCGAACCGGAGGAGGTGATGATGTCGGGTTTCACCGAGCACCTGCCTGGGTTCCTGCTCCAGCACGGCCCCCTGGCGGCGCCGTGGTGGCAGTGGCTGCTGCTCGGGCTCCTCGCGGCCGCATCGCTCCCCATCGGGCTGGGGCTCGCGCGCCTGACCAGGCGCATCCTCCGACGCGTCGCGTTCCGTACGCAATCGCGGATCGACGACTTGATAGTGGCAAAGACGCGCGGCCCGTTGATGTTCGTCTGGGCGATCGCGCTCCTGCGACTCTCGCTACCGTGGCTCGGCGTCGACGCCGCCGTCGCCGACCTCGCACGGGAGGTTCTGCACACCGGGCTGCTGTTCGTCCTGCTCTGGGCGCTCTCGCGGGGCGTAGACGTCATGCGCGAGGCGATCGCATCCTCGGCGTGGGCCAAGGAGCGCGCCGCGTCCAAGGCGCTCATCCGGCTCGGCGGTCGGATCGCCAAGATCGCGGTGCTCGCCGCCGCGGCGGTCACGCTGCTCGCCGAGATGGGCTACCCGGTCGCATCCCTCCTGGCGGGGCTCGGGATCGGCGGGATCGCGCTCGCGCTGGCTGCGCAGAAGACGGTCGAGAACCTGTTCGGCGCCTTCTCCCTCGGCATCGACCGCCCGTTCCGCGAGGGCGACTTCGTGCGGGTCGAGGACTTCGTCGGGACGGTCGAGGCGATCGGGATCAGATCCACGCGGTTCCGGACGCTCGACCGGACGCTGATCAGCATCCCGAACGGCAAGCTCTCCGAGATGCGTTTGGAGTCGTTCTCGGCGCGTGATCGCATCCGCCTCGCATGCACGGTGGGGCTCGTCTACGAAACGACGGCGGCGCAGATGCGGCAGGTGCTCGCCGGGCTCGAACGCGTGATCCGGGAGCACCCCAAGATCTGGCCGGATGTGATCGTCGTTCGCTTCGCCGAGCTCGCGGACTCGTCTCTGAACATCGAGGTGATGGCGTGGTTCGAGACCGCGGACTGGGCGGAGTTCCAGCTCATCCGGCAAGAGGTGCTCCTGGGATTCATGGATGTCGTCGAGAAGGCGGGCACGAGCTTCGCGTTCCCGACGCGCACGGTGCACCTAGCCTCGAGCTAGCTGTTCTCAACAGAAAGCGCTATTCGGGCACAATGGACGAGCCCCTTGTACCCGAACCGTCGCTTCAGGGCAACGTCGGTCCGGGCGTCGGTCCGGACGTCGATTCCCGAGGATCGTCTTCAGCAGTTGTCCGTCCAGCAGGCGCCTTCGCACGTCGCGAAGGGGTCGCACTCGAGATCGATGCAGTCGCAGACGCAGCCGAAGTAGCCGGTCTCGGAGTCGCACGGCGTCTCGTAGCCGTCGCACGCGATGCCGGACCCGTTGATGAAGCAGCTCTCGCAGGTCCCCTGATCCGGCCATCCCCAGCCGCCGCACTCGAACACCTTGGTGCACACCTCGGCGACGGTCGACGGCGTGCACGCATCGGTGTCGGTGTCCGAATCGGTGTCGGTGTCCGAGTCGGTGTCGGTGTCCGAGTCCACGTCCGTGTCCGAGTCGGTGTCGGTGTCCGAATCGGTGTCGGTGTCCGAGTCGGTGTCCGCGCCGCCGTCGTCCTCCTCCTCGTCCTCCTTCTCGCCGCAAGCGAGCGGCGACGCGAGCACGAGCGCGAGGATGGCGAGCAGCGCGATGAGCGTGTCCTTCCTCATGATATCCTCCTTGGATTCCCCTCGACGTTGATGCCCGAAACTATATACGCACCTCGGCCCGTCGCCAACTCCGCCGCGGTGGAAATCCTTGCCTCCCCGCCGACGGATCGGGGATAAAAGACGCGATGCCCTCCGCAGCCCATCGACGTCGCGCGCTCGGGTGCGCCTGCCTCGTCCTCGCGGCATGGCTCGCCCCCGCGCCTTCGGTCGCTGATCCCGCCCGCAGGATCGTCGTCGTCATCTCGCAGGCGGATGCGGACCCCATGACGGAGCGCGCCCTCGACGCCATCGGCGCGGGCCTCGTCGACGTGCCGGTCACGCTCGTCCCGCGGCGCATCGCCGGCTGGGACGACGCGATCTCGAACCGCGTGGACCACGCCCGGGACGCGGCCGCCTCGACCGGCGCCATCGCGGTGATCTGGCTCGACCTGTCGGCGCCGCAGCACGTCTTCCTGTTCATCGCGGACTCCACGGGCGGGCGCGTCCTCGTGCGGAACGTGCAGACCGAAGCGCAGGACGTCGAGGCGCAGCTCGAGACGCTCGCCGTGATCGTGCGCGGCTCGATCGAGGGGCTGCTCGCGGGGGGCAGGATCGGCGTGGAGCGGCCGGTCTCGAACGCAGCGCCGGCGGACACGCCCGAGCGGCTCGGCGCGTCGATCGGCTACGCGCTGCAGCTGTTCGCGCCGACGGATCCCATCGTCCACGGCGCCCGCATCGAGCTCCGCGTCCGCGCGGCGCCCGTGCTCTACGTGCTCGCGGCGTACAGGCTCGACCTCCCCGTCGAGGTGGAGTCGCCCGAGATCGCCGCCGACATCTGGTCCCACCCGATCGAGCTCGGGCTGTTCGGCGAGTGGCGGTTCTCCCGCTGGCGGCTCGACGTGGGGGCGTGCGCCGTCGTCGACATCGTCACCTTCCGCGTCACGTCGCGCGACTGGACCGTGGACGCCAGGGAGCCGGGCGCCGAGGTCACGGCCGCGATCTACCCGTTCGTGCGCGTCGACCGCATCGTCGGGCGGCTCGCGTCCGTCTTCTTTTCCATCGGGATCGACATCGAGCTGTACAACCACCGGTACGTGGTGACGACCTCTGACGAATCGAGGGTCGTCGTCGCCCCGTGGAGGGTGCGGCCCATCTTCGAGCTAGGAGCGAAGGTCACGTTACTGTAAGTTCCGTCCGAAACCCGATGTCGACGCACCACAAAGACAAGGTCTCGGAGAGCGCAACGGGGCGCTCCGACGAGAGCGCGGGCAGCTTGGGCGATCTCCGGGAAGCACGAGAGGCTGCCGCCGATCGCGACGCCGCGCGGCGGCTGCTGGAACGAATAGGGCCCCGCGTGCGCCACACGGTGCGGCTGCTCGTCGGGCGGGACGATGAGATCGAGGACTACACG is part of the Pseudomonadota bacterium genome and encodes:
- a CDS encoding sulfatase-like hydrolase/transferase; translation: MVTSCASSRNSTPDEEPWTPSAVDALAATEEGAEAGAPSQLTPRPRGAEPAAGRSALLVVVDTLNAQHLSAYGYGRATSPSIDALARSGLTMTGYVSNSSWTRPSYTTILTGQPKRVHGVELNGHKLSDDVETLAERFAEAGYRTASFVGNPLVGADVGYSQGFEVYVDTKTMGRMFPSDEALVDRAIRWLAREDPRPFFLVVFLTAPHAPYRPHLGYRRFLEEVPGGRIIERPRREYRQPLPAPDRDRIVAAYDGEVAFADAQVGRLIDFLAAEGALPRTTVLVTADHGEAFGEHNCYTHTYHMWEPVLLVPFVLVAPEIGSKNVRDDRPYTHIDIAPTLLDLAGVDYSGDELPGISIARVLRGTAEVDRERLVFSQYDAHGVRREAVRKGRWKLVHHHAVPKSAASRLNDLSQGSAPSRPRDLPSLAWDGERYELYDLVADPEERRNVYDENSGSSTLRDLRRGMESSLRGTTVSGPLSEETMRVLTAMGYMRSPTDAEEPANRRR
- a CDS encoding helix-turn-helix domain-containing protein, with product MRELERRGVLPGHRLGGSLRFSRVEIDALLLKSRQPTLDEIAEGARVDIVPVDGLGPLLDPENASSYLGLPSVDALNHRVRRGEVPTYRVGRQLRFREAELDAAVTSRRRAVACNRAFSPSQTLTHDRALLIDEGDARLPR
- a CDS encoding mechanosensitive ion channel family protein, whose translation is MMSGFTEHLPGFLLQHGPLAAPWWQWLLLGLLAAASLPIGLGLARLTRRILRRVAFRTQSRIDDLIVAKTRGPLMFVWAIALLRLSLPWLGVDAAVADLAREVLHTGLLFVLLWALSRGVDVMREAIASSAWAKERAASKALIRLGGRIAKIAVLAAAAVTLLAEMGYPVASLLAGLGIGGIALALAAQKTVENLFGAFSLGIDRPFREGDFVRVEDFVGTVEAIGIRSTRFRTLDRTLISIPNGKLSEMRLESFSARDRIRLACTVGLVYETTAAQMRQVLAGLERVIREHPKIWPDVIVVRFAELADSSLNIEVMAWFETADWAEFQLIRQEVLLGFMDVVEKAGTSFAFPTRTVHLASS
- a CDS encoding MarR family transcriptional regulator, producing MKRRSKTTSTRPQSRLDGTDGTDGTGIYDDSILRSLRRIMRAVDLHSRQLARQHNLTGPQLVCLRRLSTQDGITHGELAEAVSLSQATVTGIVDRLEMQGLVRRERSTEDRRAVRILLTDNGRKIIRSAPSGLQERFATRLRGLSKNEQAAIDRALRQIVIMMEADSLDAAPILDASSVLDAPPLVTTEKQ
- a CDS encoding site-specific integrase produces the protein MGVRKYKKRGREFWKIDTWLELTDGSSKRFKKAGIPTREMATALEQKMRTEAFEGRYFDRPKAKPLTVAEAWKNYAPVAERDTQDPATDVGRAKHFIRHLGSRRAASLTLKDIDTYREKRKIEPSRRGKTPAVSTMNREVALLRHVLNHSAKCGDLDRNPLLGVKMLNEDNVRDVAIGESEFETLYGCAEAPLKPILLMAFDTGMRKREILDLRWEQVNLKAGTVRLAARDTKSKQPRVIILTGRVREVLEKLPRSISGYVFVNPDTDKPWNQIVKVFHRARKSAGLHRLWFHDLRRSFITNARRRGVAESVVMRLSGHRTRAVFERYNVVSEEDLREAVRVIELGSRTETGREKDGSVNS